Genomic window (Takifugu rubripes chromosome 1, fTakRub1.2, whole genome shotgun sequence):
TGCCGCGGACGCGGTTCCTCTTCTGCTCGGGGCTCTCCCTGGTCTTCAGGTCCTCCACCAGTTTGTCCTCCACGATGGAAACGCCTCGGTCGAAGAAGCCCTCGACCATCTTGAAGAAGTTGGGGTCGTCGGGCTTGTCTGCCGCGTCGGCGTAGTGACGGAGCCGCACCAGAGACGAGGACGCCGGCAGAGCCGAGTCCAGGCAGCCGGAGGCCAGGGCGCCGCCCGCGGAGCGGCTCAGCAGCTCCCCGAAGTAGCGGTACATGACGGACGAAGCGACCCGAGGAAAGGCGACGAAAGAGCGGGGAGGCGACAGCAGCAGGGCGGAGACGAAgggcagcagctcctcaccgGGTCCCGTCCTCTGGCCGAGTGCGCGACCACATCCTGGCACTTTCCTTTAAAAGGAAGCGCGAGCCAAGGCGAGCCGGGGGTCCTCGAGGCGCACGCGGAGCAGCGGGAGGGGCGGGGCATCGGAGGTGCGCTCCCGCGAGAAGCAATTGACGGGGCGCGAGTCGATCCGGGAACGCGCCAGATACGAGAAGGATCCAGCGGGGATCAAAGGAGCCGCGCGCCCGCCACGGCGGGGACGCGCCGCGCGCCTTACTGTCGCAAGGTTTCAGTTGTTCGCGGTGACGCGCAGTTGTTCGCGGTGACGCGCACTCTGCGTTTGTACAGCATGGCGGCGCTGTCGAGGCCCTCATCGtcctccatcatcatcttctcccGCGACCTGCGCGTGGTTTCCTACTCTGGTTGCTCCGCACTTCCTGCCGTGAGCTGTCGGCgcgttgccatagcaacagggCAGACAGCCACGTCACTCCTGTTATTAACATGTTATTAACCTAACCTTTGAGCAGCGCGACGCCTCTGTGAGGCTAACGGAACATTGGAGGAGGGTTCTTCCTGTTCACCTGACACATGCACAGGTGAAGACCATGACCGCGGCGTGCACGTGGACTCTGCTCAGGAGATAAGGATGCTGACGTCAGGGGGTGCAGGGACACACCGGTGCTGAAACactggcacaaacacacagttgcACAATACGAAGAGCAAAGAGGATCACGAGGCCCCTCCGAGGTCAGGAAGTTCTCCTCGTGCACGTGGACGATTGTGTCCATCAGCAATGGTCCAAACTGTCCACTGGagcaggacacagcaggagccttccacacacactctctctctctctcacacacacacacacacacacaccagaggaacCGCCACCTGAACAGGAAGTTGACAGGCTGATGGTGGCTGGTGAACTGACTTCCTGTGCAGAGAGGGTGGCGCCTGCATGTTTTCAGCATGAGCGGGCCAACGTTGGTGGAACCCTGTCAGGAACCCTGTCAGGACCCTGAGGAACCCTGTCAAGACCCTGAGGAACCCTGTCAGGGCCCTGAGGAACCCTGTCAGGAACCTGTCAGGGCCCTGAGGAACCCTGTCAGGAACCTGTCAGGACCCTGTCAGGACCCTGAGGAACCCTGTCAGGGCCCTGAGGAACCCTGTCAAGACCCTGAGGAACCCTGTCAGGGCCCTGAGGAACCCTGTCAGGAACCTGTCAGGGCCCTGAGGAACCCTGTCAGGAACCTGTCAGGACCCTGTCAGGACCCTGAGGAACCCTGTCAGGGCCCTGAGGAACCCTGTCAGGGCCCTGAGGAACCCTGTCAGGAACCCTGAGGAACCCGGTCAGGACCCTGTCAGGACCCTGTCAGGACCCTGAGGAACCCTGTCGAGACCCTGAGGAACCCTGTCAGGGCCCTGAGGAACCCGGTCAGGACCCTGTCAGGACCCTGTCAGGAACCCTGTCAGGACCCTGAGGAGCCCTGTCAGGACCCTGTCAGGACCCTGAGGAGCCCTGTCAGGACCCTGTCAGGGCCCTGAGGAACCCTGTCAGGACCCTGTCAGGGCCCTGTCAGGACCCTGAGGAACCCTGTCAGGACCCTGTCAGGGCCCTGTCAGGACCCTGAGGAAccctgtcaggaaccagatgaACCCTGTCAGGACCCTGAGGAACCCTGTCAGGACCCTGTCAGGGCCCTGAGGAACCCTGTCAGGACCCTGTCAGGGCCCTGTCAGGACCCTGTCAGGGCCCTGAGGAACCCTGTCAGGACCCTGTCAGGGCCCTGTCAGGACCCTGAGGAACCCTGTCAGGACCCTGTCAGGGCCCTGTCAGGACCCTGAGGAACCCTGTCAGGGCCCTGTCAGGACCCTGAGGAAccctgtcaggaaccagatgaACCCTGTCAGGACCCTGAGGAGCCCTGTCAGGACCCTGTCAGGAACCCTGTCAGGAccctgtcaggaaccagatgtTAAAGAACAGGCTGTTGGTTCTGAGATAAGCAGCAGTAAAGATCACAGGTCAGCAGGACCgatcctgctcacctgtggagcCACCGGTCCAGCTTCTGCTCCTGTTTCACACATTTGTGTTAAATCTAGTAAAAAGATGCAGGTGAATCAGAGCAGgaaatgtaaacatttacaCTGAGGGTCAGggagcagggtcagggtcagggtcagggagcagggtcagggtcagggtcagggtcagggtcaggttcagggtcagggtcagggttagggttaggattagggtcagggttagggttaggattagggtcaggtttagggtcagggttaggggtcagggttgaggttaggattagggttagggtcaggattagggtcagggttaggattagggtcaggtttagggtcagggttagggtttagggtcagggttgaggttaggattaggatcagggttagggttaggattagggtcagggttaggggttagggtcagggttgaggttaggattaggatcagggttaggggtcagggttgaggttaggattaggatcagggttagggtcagggttaggattagggtcagggtcaggtttagggtcagggttagggtcagggttaggattagggtcaggattagggtcagggtcaggattagggtcagggtcaagatTAATATGGTTGAAATCATGTTTTATCCGCGTTTGTGGGTCTATGGCTGCATTTACAGAACATCGACACCAGGGGGCGCAAGAGTGCTTCCTCGATTCTCTCCAGCGTCTGCCTCAGaggaaggttgtgggttcaagCCCCGGTGCTGGCGAAGCATGGAAGGTGCTCGGTGTGGGGCCATATTCAGAGCAccgccaaggtacccttgagcaaggcacctaACCCCCAAATCCTCACCCACGGCCCTGCTCATCCAGGGGGCGAcgccagcagcttgttgaaCATATTCGAACATTGTTGCGTTGCTCTTTTAGAGAAAACTGTTTCAACCTACAGGTAATAATGAGGAAAGTTCCAGAACAGTTAATAGAATGTTTATAACTGCATTTCATTTATTAGCAAGCGTGAAACCAGTAATTTCACTGGTTTTAGgtcaaacattttctttctaaaagattttcattttaaaattgtcCCAATAAGCTGAAGTGAAACACAAAAGTcagacctttgtgtgtgtgcatgtgcgtgtgcgtgtttcgTGGTCGAGAGGTAAAAAGTTGAATCTGTTCTCATGAGAAGTTTCCTCTCCAGATCCTCTGAACAGGAAACTGTGGCTTCGAGCTGCGTCTGTTAGCGCCTCGTCACCAGCGGACCGCGACCGTCATGGCGTTGGGCTGCTGATGACGGCAGAAGTCTGGAGTCACCAGACAGACGGAGGTGGCCGCACGCATCAGGTGACCCCGCAGGAAACCCCACAGGAAGTTCAGGTCGCGCCCCGAGAGGTCGGCGAGAGTTCAGCTGCAGTTTTGAGACGCTCACGctaacaaacacacagcaggtcgccagctgctcttttaatgGGAACACATCAAAGCAACTACACAGACATCAAAGCAACAGAGGAGGTCTCCAGGGTCCAGCTTCACTTCGAGACGTCGTGTtggagctgcaggtgcagcGACGGCTCCTCGACGCCGCTGCAGGAGGACACGCGCGGGATTATTCAGCATGAATGTgaggacacggggggggggcggggccgggCTACCTGAGCACGTAGGTGACACACAGGACCAGCAGCTGCGGCGCCGCAGGCCTGGATCTGGGCCGCTGGACGCTGGGGATGACGGCGCCGTGAGTCTCCGCCCACACGTAGCCCCCACCTTTCACCAGGATGCGATAGGGGCCGCTGACCGACAGACTCTTGAAGCACactagagcagaggagaggagagggggggtcaCTCAGGTTCCTGCCCCAGGTGGGTCCTGACAGGTGACAGGTCACACACGGTTCAGGTGGTTCTTGGCCAAACACTCCGTGTCCATCACGTGACACACTTGGTAGATGGAGCGTCCCAGGAGCTCCTCCGGCCTGTAGCCTAACAGCAGAgtcaccctgcacacacacacacacacacacacacacacacacacacacacacacacacacacacacacacacacacacgagacaaACAGGGAAGTCAAAAGGGGAACGTGGAGACGGTTGTAAAGGCTGAAACACTTTTGGTTTTCCACGCCGTGCTGAGAGGACGGCGTGGGTGTGTGTCGGGGGCCGGACTCTCTACCTGTGGTCGCAGTGTGTGAACCTCATGTCCATGCTGTGCTGactggtgaaggtgtgtgtgctgagcagtgtgtgtgaCAGCGGCAGCGGCTGGCAGgtcagcagcaggcaggaaaCGGCCCACGGGCCCACACACACCTTCGCTCGGCCCCGACAGTGAAGGACCTGCAGAAGAGAGGCGATGGCGTTGAAACGCGGGGCGACCCGGGGCGACCCGGGGCGACCCGGGGCGACCCGGGATGACCCGGGAGGAGCCGGGGCTCACCCACCTTCCACGCCGCCGACCGgctgtttcttcctctgtgtgtcGGAGCACTTTTGATCCTCATGATAAAGTCCCTGTCTGCACCACACCAGGCCTCCTCTGACACGACAAGAGCAAAAACactgagctcacacacacacacacacacacacacacacacacacacacacacacacacatccaggaaacgaaacacacacctgctgttagACACAGGTTACTGTGAATTTCTTCATGGTCACTTGGGTGTGTGACCTCAAAAATGTTGCGTCCCATCAGATCGGTCTGCGAGAGAACCAGAGGTCACGTTCAAGGTCAACACGAGGACACGAGGACACGCGTTAATGCCTCCATCTAAACTCTTACTGCACCTGGGTCAGGCCCATGAAGTGGCTCACGTTGTCAGACAGGAGGATCACGTCTCCCTCGGTGGACAGAACCATGAGGAACCCCTCCAGGACGCTCAGGAACGTGCTGGTGTCCTCCTCCGCCGCCCCAGGCCTCCTCCTGTGGCTCTGGCCTCCGTCTGTCTCGTCTCCCGTTCAGAAAATAGAAAGAGAGCTTTGATCTGGAGCATCGGGACCACGTCGGACCACAGCTCAGAGGACGCTGCAGATCTAAGTCCTAGTTTTGTAGGTGGAGCCTCAGATAATCTGCTGTAACTAAAGGCCCAGCACCaagaccagcaggaccagcaccaccaggaccagcaccagggTGGCACTGGGGCAACAAACGTGCGCTACCTTTGAAGAGCGCGTGTGTTCGCATGTAGCTGAGCGTGAGGCGGATGACCGAGGGCTTGTCCAGGGTCCGAGTCACGGACGGCGGCAGCGGCAGAAGGCGGCACAAGTCGGCAAACGTGTCGGACTCCAGCCGGCGCCGCTTCCTGGCCGCCTCGCGGCTCAGCTTCCTGCGGAGGGAAGACTCGATCACATTCTCATCAAGAGCCACGTCGACGTCGCCGAGGCTGCAGCGCCACGGGCCGAGCAGGTGGATTCTGCAGCGACCAGGAATCACAACTCAGCAAAAACCCGAGAAAACTTCCTGTTTCGGCTCCATGACCCGACGACTTTTTGACTTTTCTTCAAGGTCATTTGGAACTACGACACGAGCAAACAGCAGAAAATCCAGCGCCTGCGCTGGTTTCAGTCGCAGCAGATCTCAACATCCTCCAAACTATGAAAACAATTCCTCCCTTTTAGAGCAAAACAACTGAAGCATCTGAAAGCGGCGAGACGGCGTCTGCAAACCTTCTCTTCTCCTGGTCGCCCCTCATGGTGCGGCGCCTCCATCGGCTGTCAGAGGAGTCAGCGGTGGCGTGTGTCATCAGGGCAACGTCAGGAGGGGAGTGGTCCAGAGGAGCTCCTCACCACTGTGCACGTGCCAGGAgcatcacaccccccccccccccccccatttcctctccacCCCCATCAGAAAAAGAGCGAGCAGAAAGGAGGCCAGAGCCCGGGAGTGCGGTCGACAGTGTTTTATTGAGCAGGCGGGACTCGTCCGGCTGTTGCACGACATTTGGCACAGATTTAGATAGTGtgaccaggaccaggcccaggcccaggaccaggaccaggaccaggaccaggcccaggcccaggcccaggaccaggaccaggaccaggaccaggaccaggcccaggcccaggcccaggcccaggaccaggaccaggcccaggcccaggcccaggaccaggaccaggaccaggaccaggaccaggaccaggcccaggcccaggaccaggaccaggaccaggaccaggccaGACCCTGGCTGCACAAAAGCTTTACTACACACTGACTACTGCACACGCCAGAAACCCGTTCACCTGTAGATCACTGGGGACGATGCATGCGACGACGGACCCTCTGTGCATATACGTGTCtgccgagtgtgtgtgagggagagagaggggggggcgaGCGGAGGACAGCGTCAacctgccgtgtgtgtgtgtgtgtgtgtgtgtgttcagaggtaATTCAGTTGCTGGTTTTTCACACCCTCAACCGGCTGTAACAGACCTGTGATAGTATAGATAGAGTATAATACACCAAGGTTTCCTCCGGATACActttacaacaacaacaacaacaacaataataataataataataataataataataatattcatgagcataaaaaagaagaagaagaagaagaagaacagccATATGAAAGGAGTAAAAAGTGAGAGAAGTTCGTGGTTTGGGCCGAGCGAGAGGACTGCCGGAGACGGGGAAAAGGGAATTGGTGCTTTGgagaagagggaaggaaaaacactGCCGTAACCATGGATACGGAAAAGTTGAGCGCAAAAGGGGAGGGGCCAAATGAGCCATTCACGCATGCAGTAATGTGCATTCACAGCAGAACGacgctcgcacgcacacacacacacacacagacacacacacacacacacacacacaggggagcagcagcacacagctgACGTACACCTGTGCGCTGCTACACCTGTAACTCTCCGCTCCACATAATTAGTTCCATAGCCTGTAACTCCTCAGCCTCACAGCAGACGGGAGGACGCGGAGCGGGCGGGCCGACAAGCGGAACATCCTGCGGTGGTCTTGGTATTGCACAAAGGGTTCTGGGCCCCAACCGGTCCagtcaggacaggaaacagacgGTCCATCATGCGCCGCCACCCTCCGCCACGAGCAGACGACACCGACACGATACAGCCGATCAACACAGGCTATATACAGGACACACTGCACAGTCCATgcgtgtggggggaggggcgtgCACGCGCCtacgtgcatgcgtgcgtgtgtgtgggcttGTCCAGGTGCAGTGAGCCACgtgtctgtggtgtgtttaAGTCTGTATTTAAAGTGTGCACGTGGgcctgtgtgtgagcgtgtgcgtgcgtATTCATATCAATATTCATATCGTGATTAAACGGTATCATAATAATAAACCcaggcaacaggaacaacacaaTGCAAGTCAAGAAGATCCCAAAAGAAACAACTATTCAGCTTCTACGTCGAGAGTGTGTGGAAGgatcagcagtgtgtgtgtatccagGTGTGTGTTATGGTTGttggatcagtgtgtgtgtgtgtgttttaggtgtGCGTCTCCTCGGGGGCGCAGTAAGAGAAGTCTTTGAACTCCTCCTGGTTGATCTGACGGATGATGGCCTCGTCGGTGGGCGTCAGCACCGGGTCCTCCTTAGTGAAGTCCTGGTCAAAGTTATTCACATCACGTTTGgttttctgcaaacacacacacacacacgacgtGAGGAGACGAGTCAGCACAAAGGCACTAAGAAGTGGTGCAgcggcgccccctagtggctgtcggcggcggcgccgcctgctggGTGACGCGACCCTGCGGGATCCGCGCGCGCCTCCATGTGTGCGACATGTTCCACAGCAGATTTCCGGCTCCTGCTGGGCcactgctgtagctgcaggcTCAGCCATGCTAACGGCCCCATAATGAGCAGAACCGGCCCGGAGGCCCCCCACGCGGAGCGCCGGCAGGGGAATGATGATTCCCACTACGGTAAAATGCTGCTGCGCGTGCTGCTGCGCGTGCTGCTGCGCGTGCTGCTGTGTGCGTCTCTTACGATTCGGGGTTTAAAGGGCGGCTTCACTTtcctctgctccagcaggaCCCAGTCGATCTCCCTGAAGAAGGCGTGGGTCTTGATGGCCTCCTCGCAGCCCTGGGTCACCACGCAGCCCAGCCGCTTGGCCGGGTTCTTGGTCATgaactgcacacacaaacacagttttgATTGTGTAAACTGTGAAATGCAGCCCGGTTATTACAGCCATTATCTTCAGTTCCAGGCCAGGAACAGAGCGgtgggaaggggtgggggggtgcgtTTGGCTGCTAATAATAGAGCGAAGCATTAACGGCTGTGTGGACGGGCCGGCCCGATGAAGCGGGTCAACAGATTGACGGTGTTATTTACTCTCACTAAAAGCTGCCTCTCTTTGGTGGCGCGTCTGTTCGGCGTTTAGAGGAGCACTTTGTGACGGAGGCGGCTTCACGCTCACGCCGCCGAGGCCGCCGCCTCTCTGGCTGCTGTGGCGTTTCCTCGATGACAGAAAGTCACAGCTGAAGCTCCCGTGTTGGAGCGTTGGAGAGGACGGGAACGGGAACCGTGGCGAGGACGCTAAAGCGAGCAGTCGCACCTTTCATGACGGTGCCGCTGATCTGATGCCACTGAGCTTCAGATCAGCCCATAAGAACACGCTCACTGATGCTAGCTGCATGTCATGTTAGCCTTGGGGTTAGCCTCCTGGGCAGGAGTGATTCTAAGGTCGGGACCTTTCGGTCGTGTACGTGTGAGAAAGTTCTAGTAACACGAGGGCAGAGTGAGCCGAACGTGCTAGTGGGCGTCGCCAAGGGCGTCCGTGCGCGTCGCCACGTACCGCTCGGAGGATAGAAACGGCTTCTTTGCTGAGCCAGACGGGGGTAGAGGACGTCGTCGTGGAGGATGGACTCGAACAAATCGTCTTCGTTATCGGCCTCGAACGGCGGCTGTCCGGCCATCATCTCGTACATCAGAACCCCGAGCGCCCACCAGTCCACCGAGGCGCCGtactccagctcctgcaggatctGAGTCAACAGGAGCACATCAACACGCCCACCTGTGTCTCACggcgacgccgccgccgctaatgctaacgagTCCTGATTCAGGACGTTCTGTGGGCGGAGCGGGAGCTGACCTCGGGGGCGATGTAGTCAGGTGTGCCacagaaggtggtggtggtcaCGCCGTTCATGATGCCCTCTTTGCACATGCCGAAGTCGGCCAGCTTGCAGTGTCCCTCTGCGTCCAGCAGGATGTTGTCCAGCTTCAGATCCCTGAAAGAGACGCACGCTGAGAACCGGCTCCATCTGGATCCCAGAGGCATGAATCTTTAAAGAGCTGAGAATCCTCCCAGAAGCTAATTAAAGCAGCCAGGTGTCCCCAGGAGCCTCAGGAGACCCGGGCCCGGCGGGGACGCTCACCTGTAGATGACGCCGTTGCGGTGCAGGAACATGAGCGCCGAGGTGACCTCGGCGGCGTAGAAGCGGGAGCGCGGCTCGTCGAACTTCCTGGAGCGCTGGATCTGGAACATCAGGTCTCCTCCGTTCACGTATTCCATGACGAAGAACAGACGATCCTGCAGAgagccacccacacacacacacacacacgcacacacacacacacccacacacacacacacactgagacacactctGGGGCCGGGACATGAGCGCCGCCTCCGTCCGCCCCCCCTACCCGTGTCTGGAAGCAGCAGTGCAGCTGGGTGAGGTAGGGGTGTCGGCGGGCCAGGGCCAGGATGCGCTTCTCCGTCATGGTGCAGTCGACATCGTCGTCCTGCAGGATCACGTCCTTCTTCAGGACCTTGACGGCATAAACGTCCTCTGACCCCTTCAGCTCTGCCAGCATCACCTGGATCGGGGAGAGGAACCTCAGGAATCTGGACTCACAACCACGAGGACGTGGGACCGTGTGAGGAACGTGGACGTGACAGTGTATGTGGGACGTCATCGTGTCCTCACAGGTGTCTACAGGACGCTGTTGGAGGTGTTGCTGATGTTTGACCACCGATGCTGTCCAAACTGGGACACACGTCCTACTGGACAACAGCCCAGGGGACACTCAGTCCATGGGGGGGGACATGTCCCGGAGCTGCCAACACAATTCCGTCCCTAAACGTGTCCCACCTTGCCGAAGCTGCCTTTGCCCAGAACTTTGATGAAGTTGAAGTCCTTCAGCGTCCTCCTCTGGACCTGGCCGTCCTCCCTGCCCGccgaggacgaagaggaggaggtggtggacgaggaggaggaggaggagtgttggGGTCCCTGCTGATCCAGGGACAGCGCCGCCTGCAGGCGATCCAGCCCCGCCAGGTCTGTGGGACCAGAACAGAGATCCCTCATGACCCAGCTGACAAACACAACGTTAACTTTGGCTTCTCAGCCTGTACGTGAGAAGACCATGAGTAACCGTGGCGACCAAATGGTGCAGGTGGGCggtgttgggggggaggggcttagaTAACTCAAGTTCAGCAACAAGAAGAGACTAAAAAATGATGACAGGAATGGAAACGTtggctctctcacacacacacacactcacacacacacgtgtgtgttcagCCATACCCTgctgtgagggggaggggggcacagcAGCCTGGCCCAGGCTGTTCTCGTCCGTCTGGGAGAGCTCAGGAGGACCCTGGGGGGCTTCCTGTCCTGGGGTCAACtgcagggaga
Coding sequences:
- the epas1a gene encoding endothelial PAS domain-containing protein 1, translated to MTHATADSSDSRWRRRTMRGDQEKRRKLSREAARKRRRLESDTFADLCRLLPLPPSVTRTLDKPSVIRLTLSYMRTHALFKDETDGGQSHRRRPGAAEEDTSTFLSVLEGFLMVLSTEGDVILLSDNVSHFMGLTQTDLMGRNIFEVTHPSDHEEIHSNLCLTAEEAWCGADRDFIMRIKSAPTHRGRNSRSAAWKVLHCRGRAKVCVGPWAVSCLLLTCQPLPLSHTLLSTHTFTSQHSMDMRFTHCDHRVTLLLGYRPEELLGRSIYQVCHVMDTECLAKNHLNLCFKSLSVSGPYRILVKGGGYVWAETHGAVIPSVQRPRSRPAAPQLLVLCVTYVLSGVEEPSLHLQLQHDVSK
- the prkcea gene encoding LOW QUALITY PROTEIN: protein kinase C epsilon type (The sequence of the model RefSeq protein was modified relative to this genomic sequence to represent the inferred CDS: deleted 1 base in 1 codon) produces the protein MPVFSGVLKVRVCEAVDLKPTPWALRHAVGKSGSFLLDPYLALNLDQTRLGQTATRTKTNSPAWHQEFCTEVREGRSLELSVFHDAPIGYDDFVANCTIQLEDLLQNGTRHYEDWIDLEPEGKVYVVIDLSGSSTEASGSNDNEERVFRERIGPRRRQGAVRRRVHQVNGHKFMATYLRQPTYCSHCRDFIWGVLGKQGYQCQVCTCVVHKRCHELIITKCAGMKKQEDTPEEVGSQRFSVNMPHKFSIHNYKVPTFCDHCGSLLWGLMRQGLQCKVCKMNVHRRCEKNVAPNCGVDARGIAKVLSDLGVTPDKISNTAQRRRKLTPGQEAPQGPPELSQTDENSLGQAAVPPSPSQQDLAGLDRLQAALSLDQQGPQHSSSSSSSTTSSSSSSAGREDGQVQRRTLKDFNFIKVLGKGSFGKVMLAELKGSEDVYAVKVLKKDVILQDDDVDCTMTEKRILALARRHPYLTQLHCCFQTRDRLFFVMEYVNGGDLMFQIQRSRKFDEPRSRFYAAEVTSALMFLHRNGVIYRDLKLDNILLDAEGHCKLADFGMCKEGIMNGVTTTTFCGTPDYIAPEILQELEYGASVDWWALGVLMYEMMAGQPPFEADNEDDLFESILHDDVLYPVWLSKEAVSILRAFMTKNPAKRLGCVVTQGCEEAIKTHAFFREIDWVLLEQRKVKPPFKPRIKTKRDVNNFDQDFTKEDPVLTPTDEAIIRQINQEEFKDFSYCAPEETHT